GAAATCATATGTTTCCGGAGGTGGGTCTGGACTTGAATGCACTAGGGTCTCGTCCAAATCGAGAACGATGGTTCTCATTTTGTCTGAAGCTAACGGAGGAAGCAACCGGGTCCAATTTTTTTCTCCCAGTGCAAGAATATTAGGTAGATCAACATCATCCTTGAATTCAAGTTGGAGTCTAGCGCTCAAATTGGTTTGGCATCTGCCAGCCTCTTCCCGATGGAGGATAACAAAGCCTTTCCCTCGGTGTTTTCCACCCTCCaatttggagaaaaactcaataAGGCCACGGTGGCATTTTTTAATGGACTTTGTTATGAAAgaaattacagaaaaatattttcttttcaatatagATGATCTCTTACGCTGATGGTTATTGTTGCGAGGAAGTAATTGGCGGTGATGCTGGTAATCGTAATTACTATCACGCATGATGGACTTTTTTTGCATCTTCTTTTCCATCTTCAATGTCATTTCTTGGCTTCGGATATCGATTTGATGGTGATCGCTAATAATTATTGTGCAGAGAATTaccaagagaaaaaaaacatgcaaaaaaggagtaaatcccaaaataaattaGTGATGTTGGAATGTAATAGTTGAGATTGGAGGGGGAGAAGACACAAAGTTTTTGAAGCAATGTTCGGTACAACAGTGGTCCATTTAGGTCGGAAATTGAAGCTGGATTTCCAAATCTTTCaccatattttcaaaataagctTATTTTTTGGGATccaaatattttccaacaatcaaTATTAAACTAGTCTTAAACTTTTCAACGGTTTTGTTGGATAAGGTTGTCACCATACTAAAAGTTAAATAATGCATGACAGCAAAGGATTAGTTTTCTATCCTTAACAAAAGAAGTATCTTAACCCAAACATTAAGAGGCTTGAAcctgtaattattatttaagaaaataatctCGCCCTTCCTAGTTTTCTGCAATGGGAAATTTCAGATTTCATAGAAGATTGAAAGGCACAACGTTGGCTTAACACCATCTAAGTTGTGCTAATTATGGTTGGGTGGCAACAAGCGTGAACAATCTACTCTCTACGTCCCATTTTggttaacaatttcaaaatcttatattttattaagaataaCAATTAAAGCCATATTATCAAAATGATCCCTTCTTTATTGGTAATCATTTATTATCAAACCTTGATTAACATTATCACAACAATCATTCAAATTACCAATGGAAGACATTAAATACCAACTAGTTTAGCGAATTATAGACCCTCTCTTTAGGGGTGAGCGTTTggtcgaatcgagtgaaaaattttcgagttgacgattcttattttatcatcctaactcaatttgaaatctTTTTCAAATCCAGTTGAGtcaaatcgagtgaaattgtttgagttaaattaaaaatttaaacatgtcaagttaaaatcttgttatagcataactaattccatattagagtacataaatttgaaaccatgtatatttgaaaactttttcaaagaaaataataaaaatactttagtatgataaacttgaatcattaattaagttattaatgTCCTCAAAATTACTATTCtagaattttttcattttaaaatttctttatgtattttttaaatttttataatttttaaaatatataaattttgattttataattattttgaattttagaaaattattttgtaatttttattgagaGAGGCCAACTTTCTTATGTTCAAACTTGACGGGAaccaaaagggtatttacaccaatctgttattcgaattataaaattcaactcgattcgaactcgaaacttgaattatttattcgatttgactcaaataattttaataactcgattcgattaactcaaaattaaaattattttttaaattttttgaatcaaatcgaattttaCTCACCCATACCTCTCAGCACTCTCTAAGCATTCAGACTAAAATTGGGAGATAGGATAGGGAGGCTAAGGTAGTCTTGTTTATAGTTGTGCTACATGCTCAAATTTGAAgatttgttgaaaatttaaaaacaatttcatGTCCAAGCTCGTCTCACCTTGgcccaaatatttattttattttaacattatttcatatatactacaaattataatttaaataaattttattactttcatatttataactataaatattaaaataacaactCCAAATAACTTAACCATACAATATggccatgtaacaccccaaaagtTTTTACTATACACGTGGCACTATTTCGGTAATGAAAgtgatgtttttaaaattttggaaaatttttcaaacaaagaaattattataaagataaagtgattttagattttagaattaataaaataatttttgaagtgAGAAAGTGATGAAAGGACcaaatcataattttgaaaagtttgaggactaaagtgtacTTTGATCAAAAATGAAAAGtgatttattattgatttatttacataataataatttggaatATGAATTGGTATGGTGAAAATCACtttgaggattaaattggaaagatttgaaagagagactaaattttcaaatgttaatAATGACACTAAGGTCAAATATGTGttgaattgataattttgattaattatagaTAAAATTTGATACAAggtaaaaacttaaaatgatagTGAAAGTAAATGAATAAGTGAAAAATCATGAATCACcatcttttaaaatcattaaatggAAATGGATATGTGTATGATCTACAATATGGGATCACAAATTTATAATATGCTGAACATGGAAATGGAAATATGATAAAGGCTATGTGAGTAAAGAATTTGGCCatgagtgtaacaccccttacccgagaccgttgccggagtcaaGCACGAGGCGTTATCTAACTTAACATACTAATTCAGGGcataaaaaattgcttttaaaattaactcgctcatgttcaatcaatatgtccctaaaaaggatcctcgagaccctaaaacatacaacaaaaatggttcgggtccaaaccgggaacattaaaaatttaccgaatacttaaacaaatcaaaataatttattttactattcacaAGAAAACTGTCCACTCGCGtgacagtcactaatttaattataactcaagttacgaaactcaaaatttaaatctgtaaatattccctgaaactagactcatatatcttcttatctttaaaatttcagaatttttggtttagccaattagtacagtttactctttaaagttttccctgtttcactatttgatagctccgacccctcttcactaaaaattaattatctcattcactacaccaaaacagacttttagcggcatttttagtggcgtttgaataaaaaacgccgctaaaaatcaatcattagcggcgctatctaaaaaacgccactaaagatcgagtattagcggcgcttttctaaaaacgccgttaaaaatgagcattagcggcgttttaaaaaaagcgccgcaaaaacctAAACCTAACGTCGTCGTTTTCGTGAGTTTttagggatttagcggcgttttttaagaagcgccgctaatgctctagtctttagcggcgttttttaagaagcgccgctaatgctctagtctttagcggcatttttgatgaagcgccactaatgctctggtctttagcggcgtttttgaagaagcgccgctaaagctctggtctttagcggcgttttttaagaagcgccgctaaaagcattttatcttaattgatttatttatattaaatgaaattcaatttatttctaattgaatatttaaaatattcagaaaaaataatgacaggtagaaataatttgaaataaaacacatggaaaaattaaaatactattatttaaaataattttaaagttttttgggtacatgattactaattgttttttagtttatatattaaaaattttcttatataattgtaaaagaaatagtattaattttaaaatattgaattaattatcactataatttagggtttttagtttagggagtatgggtttagagattatggtttaagggttgggatttaaggtttaggggttagacgtGTTAGGGGTTAAAAGTTAGGGATTTGGGGGTctggttagggttttgggtttagattaattatttttttaatttatattttaaatatgttcttatataattgtaaaagagataataataaatttgtttagggtttttagtttagggtatatgattaatttaagatttaaggccgaTTTAGGAGtttatattttaaggtttagggagtatggatttagggattatggattagcgattatggtttaagggttgggatttaaggtttaggggttaggggtttagggatTAGATGTTAGGGTTTAAGAGTTAGAGATTCAAAGTTTAGGGATTCAGGGGTCAGGTtaaggttttgagtttagattatttattttttaatttatattttaaatatgttcttatataattgtaaaagatcgagataataataaatcaaatatattgaaattatgagtatatagtttaaattatttaagagatatataatagatagactttatatgtattgaatggttaatttagggtttaaggttaaggtttacttgagatttgttaaatgataaaattttatacaattaattaatgcttttatatttaaaaaattaatctaaaccatttgatatatttaaatattagtttaaatagaattaataaataagttaaaaaaagtaatagattgatttggatatttaggtataattatttattttggagaggaccaaattataagaaaaaatacaaaaataaaatgaaataaaaatgatatggatatatagttaattatttaatttgaataattttaacttaataattaattacaaccattttattatttgttttcttattaaaatatacaatatttattttgagagtacttggtttttttattttataaaaattaatttataaaaacaaaataaaaatttttagcataacAAAACAGCGTCATTTTGTtcgaataaaataattttttttgcgtTTTTATGAAcgcaaaaataaattaatttataaaaaataaaatataaaattttcagcatagtaaaatggaaatgaaataattttttgcggcgtttattagaaaaacgccgtaaaaagTAATCAATagtaaaatatgtgttaaaatttttcaaaacgcTACTGTTTTATTAcatggatttaattttttaatggcaTTTATgctaaaaacgccacaaaatcaTAATGAATTATACTGACTTGTTTGACCCGATATAACCTCAGCTTgatatttcaacaaaaatttgaaatcccTAGAAGCCTAAAGAAAAGGGGGGGAAGATGAGGTCGATGCCGATGGAATTCGTGGCGGACCCAGACGACCAAGGTTCAGCCATGGAAGTCGACGATGTTGACACACCGGAGATCTTCGGCGAAGGCATCGTCGCTTCCGACAATTTTGATGACTCCGATATCgactaaaaaaacaaagaagaatcgATACTCATCTAtcctttttttccccttcttaCTTTCGCTTTTTAGGGTCTGAAGTTTCTTAAaactttgttcaatttagttgAATCTGAACTGCACTATGGATGCTTATCTGTATGCAAATCCTGTGAATCGTCACAGGTCCTCGGGTTCAACTACATAATACAAATTCCACCTCTGAACTtcatttttccttcaaaataaAGCTTCGATTTGATCTCTTTTAGTGAGACAAATGGCTGAAAATCTTATGCATGCTTTACAATATAACAGCTATGGTGGAGGCGCTGTTGCTTTGAAGGTAAAAATCACctgttttgcttttctttttctttttttgtactGTTTATCTTCATAATCTGCTGCTGAAAATCTTATGCATGatttattttgcttttctttttctttttttgtactgtttttcttcatataattttgtactgTTTTGCTGAGAAGGAGAGGTTGATACTTTACAGTgaagtgtttaaattttttatatggaCCTGCTTGACAtaaacttgaaaaaataatgGGCAGGGACTTGATTTTATAACGCTGTGAATTTTTGTGCTTTTTACAGCATGTTGAAGTTCCGATCCCAACTCCAAATAAAGGTGAAATTTTGCTTAAACTGGATTGTAGACTGGTTTGTAGATCTCTTAATTCAAAATGGATAGCCTTTCAAttgcttctgttttgtttcTACTTATTGTTTTAAGCTGGAAaggttggttttatttttaaaggaaagTTGATTCTCCCTTACTTCTTAGATTTCCAGAactttttaaaggaaaatttttttaattgcagaAAACCAACTTCCCTTCTTTCCCATACTGCCAGAAAATTTAGGGACCGCACGACTTGTGGTTGATTTCGATAGGTGGTGGACTGGTGAGGAATCTGTGAATGTTCTCTTAGAAGCCGCAGGCCAAGGTAAAGTCTTCCCTTTCCAAATTCGGAACTTAATTTTTTCCTTATcctaaaaaatgttttttttcttgaaaatcacaaattaattttattaatttaagacaatctaataagtttatatttgaattttttagacaaccgtattttctttttctatttcccacACTTGGGTATGATAATGGTAGCATTGGAGTTGAGGTTCTCACACCGAAAAAGGTGAATAAAATTACAAGTTTCCCTCTCATTATCATTTCCCtaaaatgaaatcattttgacTTCTTTTTATGCAAGACTTTCGTGATACAAtcccatttatcattcatacatacctacgtgtatatatatattagattatataCATGCACgacatgaatgaaattgatataataattaaatatggtaatacttgagttattaaaaactataatattttgagtttgagtcctataaatatattttgagaaattatttaGTCAATTGCTGGTGGAGTTTTTACAGCGTTGAAATGCTATCATGTgtcctaaaaaaattaaaaataaattaaaacaagcATGTGCCATGAACTAAATCTTTGTTTTGAGCAGGCAAGTCCATGGAACAATTTTTTATCCTTGtagttcatgttttattttgatttttctgtgATTAAACTCTAGTACTCAGGGCAGTAGTTGTTGAGATGTAAAATCTGTTATCTATCTGCCTAAATATATGACAAAAGGTAGAAGTACATATTGGAGATACTCTCACATGCACATTCATTCGTTTGAAACACGATATCTAGTTATTTGTCTTTGAACTGAGTTGGATTTTtccatgcttatgtaggaacaCATGCCCTATGCCCTATTTTCATTTAAGGACCGCCAAGGAAATTCTGAAACTGAAAGCTGATTGATCGGATATGTATGCCGGCTTTCATCAACTACTTTTGAAGGCCTTACTAGGAATTGAAGTGGTGTGCAAAGAGATTGCTTCTTCCGATCTGATTTTTCGATATAAATACTGGACAAAGGATGGATATTTTACTGTTGTTAGTAAAATAGGATTCTCTTCTTAGGATCTTAGTTTCTTCACTTGTATTAGACTCAACAATGGCTTGAATTGCATTGGTgttgattttatcaaaattttgaggtttgtaatttttaatttttattaattatttatgttttctcacttttattaatttttattattatttaaactttttttatttgccttcttttatcattttcatagaaaatttaatttaaataatatttttttatttatccttaaaagtatatttaaagttcaaatttaaaaaataaaacataatataatatttatcataaaataaatattatttgattaaaataattttttgcatgatatgtttttagcggcgtttttgcgagaagcgtcgctaaaggtttgttctatagcggcgtttgagataaaaagcgtcgctaaagatcatggtctttagcggcgtttgtgggaaagcgccgctaaaggtcatggtatttagcggcgtttgtgaataggggacttcaaaaaccattctgaccctgtctcactaaaattcaaatatctcaaaatatacaactcttttgcttacaccgtttcttcatgtgaaaatagacttactaaaacttaattctatatctcattcactctctaattccatttctactatttttggtgatttttcaaaatcacgtcaatgctgctatccaaaaactgttccattgcaaatttttactcttttataatttctttgtattaactatcatttaagcatacataacaccaaaacatgttctcaaatagccatttcaatagctattcattagccatatcataaggacacacacaaaatgactaagtccctatacatgtcataacttaaaacgtttcaaattccaaaatatcgagatggtctgttgatagtgtgaaacgctCTCTGACGTCCTTAAGATCCCCAAGttggcttggcgatactataaaaagaaggaaaataaagagagtaagcacaaagcttagtaagtttacaagcaaataaataacaacatttatcataaataattatactcataaattatcatcaagtatcatgatctttGCTTTCTTCTTTCCTTGCTctcttgtttacttacttgcttacttaaataactcatgattataacttgcTCCTCctttgctgaaatttctttcccAACTTgtaactgagatattcttaatccatataactcacctgaatctatttattatgcttttagcCGAACTTTCATGTAGCATAGTCCacttactagcccgttgaaccacttggaatactaaggatactcgggtatCCTGTctaataataacatgccaaagccatgtccctgacatggtcttacatgggagttctcatatcggtgcccatgccatgtcccagacattgtcttatgggggacctctcatctcggtgccaacgccatgtcccagacatggtcttacatgggatctcattcccctaatttcatgacatttgtatccgacaCATTCCTAATAATTCAACGTggctttttaacactgattctctatcatctcatacttgagtcaacattcaataatttcatgaaataagtacataattggtggaaaataacaaatttaataataattattgaaatatttcatttatttaccgtaaacttacctcagtacaaaatacttttaaatctagcaacttagtcctcaacctttttctttccccggtctaacttcggatttcgttcctcttgatctataatagcaaatttagcttattcaatactcacattcatcaaaacagtcattgactcaaactttggaaaaattatgattttgcccctatacttttgcatatttacacttttgccccaaagttgGGAAATTAAACtccatcccttattcttatgttttatgacatgctgaacattttttccttctatggcaacatcaaactcccactctaacatttactatgaacattaggtatttttatcaattatgtcattttactcgttttcacttaaaaccGCATgccaaaagttgtttaacataattttaagcttcattttctaccataaaagatcaaaataaacacatttcacctatgggtatttttccaaatatgaaccctaacatgattaatggtagaataagctaaatcgagctacgaggactccaaaaatgtaaagtacattaaaaacggggcaaagATGGACTTACTATAaagcttggaagcttaaaaaaACCCTAGTCATGGCTTCCATAACATATTCGACCATATGGAGAAAATAGACAAGAAATTTGGCtttcttttttgtcttttagtccatttaattactaatttaccaaaatgcccctaacttaaaaatatcctatttcacttttctcatgtccatttttgtccacaatttaaccaatggtctaattaccatttaaggacctacaatttaaaatttcataacaattggacacctctagcttttagaactcaagttttgcactttttacaatttagttcttttgactaaattgagtgcccaaacgtcaaaatttttgaacgaaatattcacaaaatcatttcgtgaaattttctaccataaaaatataataaaaataatttttttctcgtcggatttgtggtcccgaaaccactattctgactaggccctatttcgggatgtTGCAATGAGGGGTCTAATGACTTTCTATTATGAATTGAACCAATGTGATCCCTTTTAGGGAAATTTCATGGGATATGGAACTATGAATGTAACACCTCGAAATTTCTTATTTAGTATATACTATTATACCAAGGAATTTAATCGAGTTTTGATAtgagaaatttatatttttcatggattaaataaattttaaatgattgaGAATCCTTTAAAAGACAATTTTAGTTAATTGGATTGTTACTGGCCTAATCGGGTAAAAATAAGAGTctagggtaaaatggtaattttatcatttgggcTATATTTTAGACATTTAGAACTCATAAGAAATTAAATACTAGaatgtttatgaaattttggtgGTGAAATGACATGAaggttttaattacattttaaatggtataaaaacatttttgtcACATGTTAATAGCCACTTTAACTTGTTGaccaaacaaataatattttatgttaaaaaataagttaaaagatggaaaaatatcATCTTCCATCAAAAAGTGGGCGGCCAAAGAGGAGAGAGAAGCTTCTCGAACTTTCTCCATTTTTCTCTCATCTCTACACATTTCTCCCCACATCGTTCactgtttttaaatatttccttGCAAAATCTCTTCACTAGAACTATTGAGCTACTCCACTCATCATTGCTATCACCCAAGAAGTTAGATTTTGAACCCTAGAGGGAGAGCGCTTAATATGAGTGAGAAAAGGGTTGTTCAAGGTATGGGTTTTGAAGCTCCTATGCCATTCTTGCATAATTTCATGTTTATCGTAAGATATGATGTTATTGGGCCATATTGATGGCTATTTAATGTTaggatattaattattattattatttatgaaagatactaaagaggagaaaaagaaatcTGTAAAGGGAAGGAGAAAAGAGTGGGTTGAGGTGGAATAAGTCTTCTTCATCAATTTTGAAACTTTGTGTGGTCAGATATATGGAAAATCTCTTAAAATACTTATCTTGAATTTATCTTGATTTTTACTTGACTTAttcttattaaattgaatatgttaACTTATATTATTGTTCAACTGTTCATAAAAATGTGGGTTCAAACATGCTTGTAAAAGTTCGGACATGCCAATAGAGGACTTTTGTTATTAGTACTTTGGTACTTATGTTACTGGCACTTCAGCGAAATACTAATTTGGTCTTCTGGTACTAGCGCTATGATGCTTCTATTATTTGATGTGTTGGATGGATATTTCTTAGTATCACCTCTATATTATTGAAGATTCTAAAATTGATCTGATTTCGTTTTTGTATGAGTAAATTCTTTGACCTGTCTAATGTTGTTATATATATTCTCTTTATGAAACTAAACTATTCTCTATGTTCTTAATCGTTAAGAAGTTTCCAGTAACATTGGTTCTATATGATTTAAAAGATCATGTTTTAAAGTCTGAACCATAATTTTAAAGGtaagtattttaattaatttcatattatctTACTAAGAAACTATAGGGTTTGATTGGGGcttatttgtgattttttacACATGTAAGAaccctaaaataattattccaaatttAATTGGGCTGCTCTATCAAGTCATTGCCAAATTTGAGCTTCTTTCCCCCTTAATGGACGGTTTGGGCTCCAATATAGAAGGCAGACTTGTGCTTGGTTTAATTGTGCCAACATTCTCAATATGTactaaaaacacataattttctatcaaaataCTCGAGATTTCcataaattctaattaaaaaggtgctttaaaaatatagataatttagagttatcacacccccaaacttaatccattgttcgtcccgagtaatgttttaggaaaatcaataatttaaataggACAATCTTGCATAATAATTAAGAAGAATAAATTCTTCACATAatcatgctttaaaaatttatgcCCACAAACAATTCTTGCTAACAATTTTCTCGtatgtaaatataatttcaaattttatatcaagtaaaagaaaatgttagCAATAATCGTCATTCGCATGCTTTTCCAAGCCATATGTAAATCTtaccattaaattatttttccttattttaattaagtaagaCGATCCTAAGGTTTAATAATGGTCTTCATATATTGAACATAGTAATTTCTCTCAACTAATGTAGTCaacataattatcaaaatcaacAGGTCTTTCACAGGGTTGTATGGGGTTAGGCTCAAGGTAGGGATAAAGAGAAGTGATTTTTGGGCTAAAAAACCTTAAACTTTGATAACtattgaaaagagttatattgcATGCTTCCAAACTTGATTAATTATCTCTACTTAAGttgatatattttcatttttgggatatttttataatattgcaTCATGAAGCTTGGACTGTGCTTTCAATATTACTATATATTACTTTTGTTGATGGAAGGAAAGGAATTGTTTGTGTTTGTAGCAGGTGTAGTAAGGAATAAGAGAAATGAATGAGTGACGTATTTTTTATTACAAGAGGTTAGGCAAATTGCTAGCATAAATGACATGACAATTCCAAGAAGATGCTGACGCAACACTCAATCCTCGTCACTCTCAGCTAGCTGGACATGTACCAGATAAATCCACCtgaaaaagagggagaaaagtGTGTGCTGAAAGAGGGGGCATACCTTATAAAAGAGGAATgagggaagaaaaagaaagaagaggagGAATGGAGAAATTTGACACGAGAATTGAGGAGTGATTCTTTTTCTCCAACAAAATCgtgtgaaaaatctagagaaaaaaagagaaggtaGCAGCTAAAGCACAGAGTAGAGACGCAAGGAAGGAAGCAAAGTATTCAACCTTGGGTCTTGCACAATATTGTAGCATTCGAGTTGGGAGCTGATTTGGCAAAAGCTTTCTGAAGTTCTTCCTTCAttatcttgattaatttctatggattttgaattgttaaatgATGTTGTTGAATGATACCTTTATTATGGATGTTAATGTCCAACTCATGAGCTAATCTCATGAGCTAATCTCATGAGGTTGTAATTACTTGATGAATCTTTATTTCCATTAATGATCGGGTATTATCGTGACTAGatttactgtttcattcaatttgcaTTATTTTGAATGCATAcatctctagaca
This genomic stretch from Gossypium raimondii isolate GPD5lz chromosome 6, ASM2569854v1, whole genome shotgun sequence harbors:
- the LOC105774620 gene encoding uncharacterized protein LOC105774620 isoform X2, giving the protein MAENLMHALQYNSYGGGAVALKHVEVPIPTPNKENLGTARLVVDFDRWWTGEESVNVLLEAAGQDNRIFFFYFPHLGMIMVALELRFSHRKRNTCPMPYFHLRTAKEILKLKAD
- the LOC105772384 gene encoding uncharacterized protein LOC105772384; the protein is MTLKMEKKMQKKSIMRDSNYDYQHHRQLLPRNNNHQRKRSSILKRKYFSVISFITKSIKKCHRGLIEFFSKLEGGKHRGKGFVILHREEAGRCQTNLSARLQLEFKDDVDLPNILALGEKNWTRLLPPLASDKMRTIVLDLDETLVHSSPDPPPETYDFMIKPSIYGLMMNFYVLKRPGVDEFLDAISKKYEVVVFTAGLEPYASLLLDILDPKGLISHRLYRDSCKQLGRGRFIKDLSKIGRDLKQVVIVDDNPKSYTLQPANAIPIKRFEDDIEDRELEKLMVFFERNCDGFKDMRDAVKQYLDGNDTMRQPLSL
- the LOC105774620 gene encoding uncharacterized protein LOC105774620 isoform X1, which produces MAENLMHALQYNSYGGGAVALKHVEVPIPTPNKENQLPFFPILPENLGTARLVVDFDRWWTGEESVNVLLEAAGQDNRIFFFYFPHLGMIMVALELRFSHRKRNTCPMPYFHLRTAKEILKLKAD
- the LOC105774620 gene encoding uncharacterized protein LOC105774620 isoform X3, yielding MAENLMHALQYNSYGGGAVALKHVEVPIPTPNKENQLPFFPILPENLGTARLVVDFDRWWTGEESVNVLLEAAGQGTHALCPIFI